CGTTATGGAGGTTCATCATGCGTGAACGTTATGGCCAGGCACTGCGCCTGGCATCCACTTTGGAGCTCTCCCGCCAGCAATGGCTGGCATTACGTGGTCTGGGTATCGGCTCCTCCGATGCTGCGTCAGCAGTGGGCTTGTCACCGTACAAGAGCGCGCTGAGCTTGTGGCTGGAGAAGACCGGCCGCCGTGAGCCGGAAGACCTGTCCGAGAAACAGGCGGTGCTATGGGGCACGGTACTGGAACCGGTATTGGCCAACGTCTATGCCACACAGACCGGGCGCAAGGTGCGCCGTGTCAACGCGGTGCTGCAGCATGCCGAACACCGCCACATGTTAGCCAACCTGGACCGCGAGGTGCGTTGTCCGAAACTGGGGCAGGGCATTCTGGAGATCAAGACCGCCAGCTACCACAGTGCGCCGCAGTGGGAGGAGGGCATCCCGATTGCCTATCAGTGCCAGGTACTGCACCAGCTGGCGGTGACGGGTTTGCAATGGGCCGACGTGGCGGTGCTGATCGGTGGTCAGGATTTCCGTATCTACCGCGTCACGCGCGACGACGACAAGGTCAGCGACCTGATCGAACGGGAGCAGGATTTCTGGGCACTGGTGCGCTTCGATCAACCGCCACCACCGGATGGCTCCGACGATGCCGGCCAGGCACTGAACTGGCTGTTCCCGCGCGACAACGGCACCACCCTCGACCTGTCCGACTCCACCGACGGCAATGCGCTGTTCCACACCCTGCTGGCGTTGCGGGAACGCCGGGAAGCACTGGAACAGCAGGAGGCGCAAGCCAAGCAACAACTGCAGACGGTACTGGGCGATGCCACCGGCGCGCTGTTTGCCGAAGGGCGCATTAGCTGGAAGAAACCCAAGGACCGCGAGCAGACGGATCTGGAACGACTGACGGCCGACCATCCCGACTTGCTGCAGCAGTACCGCAAGCCGGTCAGCAGCAGTCGCCGCTTTGTCATTCACACCGAAAGGAACGCAACATGATCAAGGGACTCGCCATTACCCCGCCCGTCATCGGGCGTATCAGCATTGGCAAGCTGGTGCAGAAGGACAACAAGTGGCTGCCGGAGAAGGACGACAGCTTTACCCTCACTACCCAGGTACAGAACCGCGACGGCTGGCTGTTGCATCCGCTGCACCAAGCGCTGGTTGACCAGGCCAGCAACGGCAAGATCCGCGCCATTCCCGTGCGCCTGCTGTTCAATAGCAGCGAACTGAACCTGCGCGCCGAATACAGCGCCTTCGACCGCAGTAACGGTCGTCCGCTGTGTGTCGGCAACGGCGAAACCGCGCGTCGTAGCAGCAAAGAAGGAGTGGATGAGGTGAGCTGCGCCGAGCCGGATCGTTGCCCGTTTGGCCAGAGTGCCGGCTGCAAGCTGTACGGCCGTCTCAACGTACAGGTGGACGGGCAGCAGGATGCGCTCGGCACCTTCATCTTCCGCACCACCGGCTATAACTCGGTGCGTACCCTGGCCGCCCGGCTCAAGTACTTCGAAGCGCTCAGCGGCGGCCTGACCCACTACCTGCCGCTGCTGTTACGCCTGCGTGCCAAGACCACCACCCAGTCCTACCGTACCCCGGTGTACTTCGTCGACCTGACGTTGCGCGATGGTGACGATCTCGCCAAGGTGGTGGCGCAGGCCAAAGTGGAAGCGGAGCAGGCGCTGGAGGCGGGCATCGATAGCGTGCAACTGGAAGCCGTGGCCAAACAGCTGCTGCAGAACGGTCAATTTGAAGACACCGAGGAGGAGGTGCCGCAACTGCTGGAAGAGTTCTATCCGGACACCGAGGTCGAAGGCGAGGGCAGCAAGCCGGCCACGCCAACACGAACGACCCGACTGACACGGCAGCTGGGGAAAGCCAATCAAGCGTAGAAAACAGAACGGCGTGTTCAGCGGAATCCGTTTGAAGAAACCCGCTGTCGTTACTAAGTTGAAGGTATGTCCGGTTTCTCCTCGCTCTCCTGACGCTAGCTGCTGGTTTCATACTGGCTGGCCCTCGCTGTCCCCTACGGCGAGGGCTTTGTTTTGTCCACGATTTACGGCTGCGCCAGGCGTGTCGTCAGCTTCTCCACCACCTCGATCACCAGGGTGCGGTCGTGTTCACTGAGGTTCGCCAACAGTCGGCTCAGGTGCTGCGCCTGATCGCTGATGCGGGGACTGACTTCCGCCAGTAGCTCGGCGACGTCGCAATCCAGCAGGTTGGCCAGTTCAACCAGGCGGCCCACGGTTGGCATCACCACGCCGCGTTCCAGCCGCGACACGGCTTCAGAACCAATCTCCAGCTGCTCCGCCAGTTCCTCTTGTGTCATCTGCTTAGCCAGGCGCAGGCGGGCTATCGCCTTGCCGATCACCTTGGCCAGTGCTTTTTCATCTACATGCGGCATCGTTATCTCCATGTCCACTCAAATAGTGGATGGTCAACCGATTGACATGAAGGACTTATAGGGTTGAAACTCACCCTAAATGGTTGTTATTGATTTATTGCGTATGAGGGCCGCCAGTCTGGGCTGATGGGCCGTCAATGTTGAGATGAGGTGTTCCGCAGCGAGTGGCTGACGGGATCCTTCACGATAAGGGAGTGTGTTATGAAAAAAGTATGTGTCGTGGCCGCCTTGGGCCTGTTCGTTGCCGCTAGCGCCCATGCCGGTAGCGGGGTAGGCGCCTGCCTGTCGCCGAAGAGCAAGGTGGCAAGCGATGGCAGACTGCAGTTCCAAAAACCGGTCTACCTCTATGCCGCACCGGATCGCCAGGCGAACAAGCAACTGCTGACGTTGTTCTCGTCGCTCACCGTCACCGCGGTGGCAAAAGGAGGCTGGGTGCGTTTGGCGACGGTGCC
The nucleotide sequence above comes from Vogesella indigofera. Encoded proteins:
- a CDS encoding YqaJ viral recombinase family nuclease, with protein sequence MRERYGQALRLASTLELSRQQWLALRGLGIGSSDAASAVGLSPYKSALSLWLEKTGRREPEDLSEKQAVLWGTVLEPVLANVYATQTGRKVRRVNAVLQHAEHRHMLANLDREVRCPKLGQGILEIKTASYHSAPQWEEGIPIAYQCQVLHQLAVTGLQWADVAVLIGGQDFRIYRVTRDDDKVSDLIEREQDFWALVRFDQPPPPDGSDDAGQALNWLFPRDNGTTLDLSDSTDGNALFHTLLALRERREALEQQEAQAKQQLQTVLGDATGALFAEGRISWKKPKDREQTDLERLTADHPDLLQQYRKPVSSSRRFVIHTERNAT
- a CDS encoding recombination directionality factor, giving the protein MIKGLAITPPVIGRISIGKLVQKDNKWLPEKDDSFTLTTQVQNRDGWLLHPLHQALVDQASNGKIRAIPVRLLFNSSELNLRAEYSAFDRSNGRPLCVGNGETARRSSKEGVDEVSCAEPDRCPFGQSAGCKLYGRLNVQVDGQQDALGTFIFRTTGYNSVRTLAARLKYFEALSGGLTHYLPLLLRLRAKTTTQSYRTPVYFVDLTLRDGDDLAKVVAQAKVEAEQALEAGIDSVQLEAVAKQLLQNGQFEDTEEEVPQLLEEFYPDTEVEGEGSKPATPTRTTRLTRQLGKANQA
- a CDS encoding helix-turn-helix domain-containing protein, producing MPHVDEKALAKVIGKAIARLRLAKQMTQEELAEQLEIGSEAVSRLERGVVMPTVGRLVELANLLDCDVAELLAEVSPRISDQAQHLSRLLANLSEHDRTLVIEVVEKLTTRLAQP